From Xanthomonas sp. 10-10:
ACCGCAGCATCGGGCGCTGGACCTACGACCCGCCGTACGCCTACCTGGGCCCGTTCCAGGACGCGGCCACCGGACGCTCGTTGAACCTGATCCGTCAGCTCACCCGGCGCGAAGCCGGCGGCTGGGACCGGCTGGCCAACTACAACAAGGAGCAGTCCTGGGATCTGAGCGCCGGCTTGCGTGGAGTCTGGGCCGATCGCTTCGATTGGGAGCTGAGCGTGGGCCGCTCGCGCTACACCGTGGACGAATACATCCGCACCGTGGATACCGCGCGCGCCACCGAGTACTTCCTCGGCAGCCCCACCGGCACCGCCGCCGATGGCTCGCCGATTTATGCGATCAACGAAGCACGGCTGTATGCGCCGCTGTCGTCGAACCAGTACGACCAGCTGGTCGCCAAATCGCATAACTCGGCGTATTCGTGGGTGAATCAGGCCAGTTTCAGCCTCAGCGGCGATCTGGTGCAGGGCTGGGCCGGGCCGATCCGTTTCGCCACCGTGGCCGAAGTGGCCAAGCAGGGTTATCAACTGTCGCCGGACCCGTGCGCCAACGAGTGCTACCCAGTGGACGTGGTCGACAGCGGCGGCGGCGAACGCCTGCGCAGCTCGGCCGGTCTTGAATTCCAGATCCCGTTGCTTTCGACGTTGAGCGCCAATGTCGCCGGCCGCTACGATCGCTACGGCAATTACCGCTCTTCGGCCGCGATTGCGACCGATGTCGGCACGCAAAGCGATACCACCTGGAGCGCGGGTCTGGAATGGCGCCCGGTCGAGAGCCTGTTGTTGCGCAGCACGCTGGCCACCAGCTTCCGCGCGCCGGACATGCACTACGTGCTCGGCGAACCCAGCTCCACCAACCAGACCGTGATCGACCAGTACCGCTGCATCACCTCTGGCGCGTATCAAACCGGCGGCTGCAACGACGAAAACAACAACATCTATTACACCGTGGATGTGAATCGGCGCGGCACCCCGGATCTTCGCTCGGAAACCGGCCGCTCATTCACTGGCGGGGTGGTGTGGGACATCGCGCAAGGGCTGTCGCTGAGCGTGGATTACTACCGCATCCAGCTGGAGGAAATGATCAAGGATCTGGACCGCGACGAGATCCTGTCGGCCGAAGCCGGCTGCCGCACCGGCACCACCATCAGCGGCGGTGCCTGGAACAATCCAGGCGGTGCGGGGTATTGCGACACCATCACCTCGCGCGTGGTGCGCAATGCCGATGGCACCATCGCCAGCATCGAGCGCGGCCCGATCAACCTGGCGCAGATGGAAACCTCCGGCATCGATGCCTCGCTGAAGTATCGCCTTGCCACCGCCGGCTGGGGCAACTTCCAGCTGTCGCTGGATTACAACACCCTGATCGCCTACCGCGAACAGATCTACCGCACCGACAGCGACGAGAACCGCCGCGACGAACGCGTGCGCAGCCGCGTGCGCGGCAGC
This genomic window contains:
- a CDS encoding TonB-dependent receptor produces the protein MAQQTEPDTPRATSTLDAVSVTGSRIKRAQVEGAQPVVTISAQQIQQEGFATVYDVLNSMNQQGSVEADTQWGSHTPNASPINLRDLGPGRTLLLVNGHRVADYPLPYGGESNFSNYSNIPSAAVERIEILTGGASAIYGSDAVAGVVNVILKRDYQGDQLRLRGGTATEGGRDSFDVSWAGGRTGENWSVTYALQATRRDPLSGRDRPQMDDSDDMSYSNWTGQNRLYGFNPFTGLSLVDANTNERLAPPAGTCARFGGEFVDAPRLSYDQNSGALTNAGDYCGVARDYGDWGLVTGSEDYSAYLYGTWKFGEATEAWATLSANRSIGRWTYDPPYAYLGPFQDAATGRSLNLIRQLTRREAGGWDRLANYNKEQSWDLSAGLRGVWADRFDWELSVGRSRYTVDEYIRTVDTARATEYFLGSPTGTAADGSPIYAINEARLYAPLSSNQYDQLVAKSHNSAYSWVNQASFSLSGDLVQGWAGPIRFATVAEVAKQGYQLSPDPCANECYPVDVVDSGGGERLRSSAGLEFQIPLLSTLSANVAGRYDRYGNYRSSAAIATDVGTQSDTTWSAGLEWRPVESLLLRSTLATSFRAPDMHYVLGEPSSTNQTVIDQYRCITSGAYQTGGCNDENNNIYYTVDVNRRGTPDLRSETGRSFTGGVVWDIAQGLSLSVDYYRIQLEEMIKDLDRDEILSAEAGCRTGTTISGGAWNNPGGAGYCDTITSRVVRNADGTIASIERGPINLAQMETSGIDASLKYRLATAGWGNFQLSLDYNTLIAYREQIYRTDSDENRRDERVRSRVRGSVHWDNGGAWDWTVYFRRLGSMRAVNWGTCARFDDGYQPSASDECLVTDTGNVNLGQTSKRYFGRVGPAIYWNLSTGYKITDHAKVNFYVNNVFNEVGYENKERFYGYGFYNTTLFNPIGREVAAEYVFTF